One window from the genome of Myripristis murdjan chromosome 6, fMyrMur1.1, whole genome shotgun sequence encodes:
- the pidd1 gene encoding p53-induced death domain-containing protein 1: MEKTSQEGTPDEEDENQAADWMRLEDEAVETTPAFDSFGATSISSASNPCVDLMALKFMEGSPYQDQNKSEEEVKPEAAMKGIGDSASRLFSAGCVMSAGQTKAVANQPERDESPSTVEPPVSPSVSLMDTWAPSISSLSSASSTTHDAPYSSSSSSSSCSVLALSPPLPPTVELSAVLTDTRLTLDVYQGGAAALPVLWQSIPGQLRELQYLRLGSEDKPGVDGALEVLPHLTQLRSLAIRGHCFYDSRGDPLPGLLTTFPSSVSSLSLLVHLDLSFNQLDCLPPCLLSLPVLTSLLLCHNRISALPPDIGHLSSLSYLSLLGNQLVSLPPSLGHLKALQTLDVSYNLIQNLPEEIGALEELVKLDLSHNKLKQLPETMGELVSLRELSIHSNDLRLIPQCLNKLPLLKMDVRNNPLGRPPTPPPLPPPPARLETKIPELHLGFSQHSFCVSSAGCHVFLPGGAELLFPPGCVKTTTRLKWVEKRPDRKWVWLEEHDVLLSRPLELCPHGITFLKPVEVCVPYHRTKRGEVVVRRFDGQLWSTLPTVLKRGSQSHSSHPGGRPARLACCSVGQFSWFMAVSRPIRDSCSVTADGALLVSSSDPGIKLHFPPDCTLQARTITLQVLQVSVSEVQALCGDPQSSASPLVCLSQTPSLHFLQPIKVQVPLPSGVTGHTVDMSCLHLLHGDSNSQTWTDITSQVSLYVTHSYAIFYITHFSWYWLWYTTERYVSGVVRRVYQKLKQFKVQFLVLQRKVDPAQVLLQCLPANKVESRVQSLSEQYDGPQPSELCDLLEGEQFFAGFERGLDISADRPDCVGGRLSFVFYSSLKNLKEVYVCPAEDIFL; encoded by the exons ATGGAGAAAACCAGCCAGGAGGGGACTCcagatgaagaggatgaaaacCAAGCAGCTGACTGGATGAGGCTGGAAGATGAGGCGGTGGAAACTACACCTGCATTTGATTCATTTGGGGCAACATCCATAAGCAGTGCATCAAACCCTTGCGTGGACTTGATGGCCCTAAAATTCATGGAAGGATCTCCCTACCAGGATCAAAATAAATCAGAGGAGGAGGTTAAACCTGAGGCAGCTATGAAAGGCATAGGTGACAGCGCCTCAAGACTGTTCAGTGCAGGTTGTGTGATGTCTGCTGGTCAGACAAAAGCTGTAGCAAACCAGCCGGAGAGAGATGAGAGTCCAAGCACAGTTGAACCTCCTGTGTCCCCATCCGTCAGCCTCATGGACACATGGGCTCCTTCCATATCAAGCCTCTCTTCTGCCTCTTCCACCACCCATGATGCTCCAtattcatcctcatcctcatcttcttcttGCTCAGTTTTGGCTCTGAGTCCCCCTTTACCCCCCACTGTGGAGCTCTCTGCTGTGTTGACTGATACTCGGCTGACTCTGGATGTATATCAGGGGggggctgctgctctgccagTGCTGTGGCAGTCCATCCCAGGGCAGCTGAGGGAGCTCCAGTACCTGAGACTGGGCTCTGAGGACAAACCAGGGGTGGATGGAGCACTGGAGGTCCTACCCCATCTCACACAGCTGCGCTCACTGGCTATTCGAG GACACTGTTTTTATGACTCGCGAGGTGACCCTCTTCCTGGTCTGCTCACTACTTTCCCGAGCTCagtttcctccctttctctcctggTGCACCTGGATCTTTCCTTTAACCAGCTTGACTGTTTGCCACCCTGCCTGCTCAGCCTACCTGTGCTGACCTCGTTGCTGCTCTGTCACAACCGCATCTCAGCTCTTCCCCCTGATATTGGCCACCTGTCCTCCCTCAGCTACCTCTCCCTCCTTGGAAACCAGCTGGTCTCTCTCCCGCCAAGTCTGGGCCATCTGAAAGCCCTTCAGACTCTGGACGTCTCATACAACCTCATTCAGAATCTACCTGAGGAAATTGGTGCTTTGGAAGAGCTTGTTAAGCTGGATTTGTCCCACAACAAGCTGAAGCAGCTGCCAGAGACCATGG GTGAGCTTGTCTCCCTCAGGGAACTTTCCATCCATAGCAATGACCTTCGCCTCATCCCACAGTGTCTGAACAAACTGCCTCTGCTGAAAATGGATGTGCGAAACAATCCTTTGGGACGACCGCCAAcgcctccccctctccctcctccacctg CTCGACTGGAAACAAAAATTCCAGAGTTGCACCTTGGATTCAGTCAACACAG TTTCTGTGTTTCGTCTGCTGGGTGTCATGTGTTTCTCCCAGGGGGGGCTGAGCTCTTGTTCCCCCCAGGGTGCGTGAAGACAACCACAAGACTGAAGTGGGTTGAGAAGAGGCCAGAcaggaagtgggtgtggctaGAGGAGCATGATGTCCTACTGAGTCGTCCTCTGGAACTTTGTCCTCAtggaattacatttttaaag CCAGTGGAGGTGTGCGTGCCATATCATCGGACAAAAAGGGGGGAGGTGGTTGTGCGGAGGTTTGATGGACAGTTATGGAGCACTCTGCCCACTGTTTTGAAGAGAGGAAGCCAGAGCCATAGCAGCCACCCTGGAGGACGTCCAGCCAGG CTggcctgctgctctgtgggcCAGTTCTCTTGGTTTATGGCAGTGTCTCGTCCAATAAGGGACAGCTGCTCTGTTACAGCAGACGGGGCCCTGCTGGTGTCCAGCTCTGACCCTGGCATTAAACTTCATTTCCCTCCAGACTGCACTCTGCAAGCCCGCACAATAACTTTACAG gTGTTGCAGGTGTCTGTGTCAGAGGTCCAGGCACTGTGTGGGGACCCTCAGTCCAGCGCCAGCCCGCTAGTCTGCCTCTCCCAAACTCCCAGCTTGCATTTCCTGCAGCCTATCAAAGTTCAGGTCCCTCTGCCATCTGGAGTCACAG GCCACACAGTTGATATGTCCTGTCTTCATCTGCTACATGGAGACTCCAACTCCCAAACCTGGACAGACATTACATCACAAGTGTCTCTCTATGTCACCCATTCCTATGCCATTTTCTACATTACTCATTTCTCCTG GTACTGGCTGTGGTACACCACTGAGCGTTATGTTAGTGGAGTGGTCAGGAGGGTCTATCAAAAGCTGAAACAGTTTAAAGTCCAGTTCCTGGTTCTCCAAAGGAAGGTTGATCCTGCACAAGTTCTCCTACAATGTCTACCTGCTAACAAG GTGGAGAGCAGAGTGCAGTCTTTGTCGGAGCAATATGATGGACCCCAGCCCTCAGAGCTGTGTGACTTGCTGGAAGGGGAGCAGTTCTTCGCTGGCTTTGAGAGGGGCTTAGATATCAGCGCAG ACAGACCAGACTGTGTGGGAGGAAGACTGTCTTTTGTGTTCTACTCCAGCCTGAAGAATCTGAAGGAAGTGTACGTCTGTCCCGCTGAAG ATATCTTTCTATAG
- the LOC115360629 gene encoding protein phosphatase 1 regulatory subunit 12A isoform X6 has translation MAATDRSRSEAAKQRRQDQLQRWLGSETDRTGPDGRETSSGSGTRRAKVRFAQGAVFMAACSAGDREEVAALLRQGADINHANIDGLTALHQACIDENAEMVQFLVESGSDVNRGDNEGWTPLHAAASCGFIQISKYLIEHGAHVGAVNSEGQLPLDVATEDAMERLLKGEIKKQGIDVDKARKEEERIMLQDAMAVLAGSGTLTPHPNTKATALHVAAAKGYIEVLKVLLQCGIDVDSRDIDGWTALHAAAHWGQEEVCTLLADHMCDMSAVNNVGQTPLDVADENLVDTLEELQKKQNALRTEKEKQAPVIETNPQISMVPVRTRRTSISRMSSKEKICLHEREKHPPPALQSSPAEEEEEEGQTGQSQSQTQAKASSSSSSEEESESESDAESEKAKNREIINNLNNKRNTTALLATSMSASTAANQVKKQEPSKPAVTEAPGSWRTSLRKAGSSVTLGSAGVCDSSQDSIRPAESVLGMPRSASSPRLSSEADSKEPRLARVPPTPTRRLFSISDSNPDNSNSWLSRSSSYTRRLYSQSGSDLTSSNPALPRSSSYGRRLDDPTVTSASTGTGFAGLSRLNNLVTQRLAQEQTEKKDQPAVTTFTSGITTAGESETKQRRKSYLTPVRDEEAEAQRKARSRHARQSRRSTQGVTLTDLQEAEKTMKTDNKGREKKEEEEKEKEKEVKQRKGEEGEVSWRSRIASLQKSDLLGLTQPAGTPRPHSSDRRDAEANTGESETERWARESRERRRARARRKALRAGESDDNDPSGEEEFAGSGLDPQTDRHLSSRSDISCNDCIQGGGSETKDYKKLFEEVSRENSQLQSQLQDTQRIVSQTRLDLEKATQRQERFSDCSALLELEKKERRMLERRMAELEEELKLVQITGGVDVHCRRR, from the exons ATGGCGGCGACTGACCGTTCCCGGTCCGAAGCTGCTAAACAGCGACGGCAGGATCAGCTGCAGCGATGGCTGGGCTCCGAGACGGATCGGACGGGACCGGATGGTCGGGAAACTTCCAGCGGCTCCGGGACGCGGCGGGCCAAAGTccggttcgcccagggcgccGTGTTTATGGCCGCCTGCTCCGCCGGGGACCGGGAGGAGGTGGCAGCGCTGCTCAGGCAGGGAGCTGACATCAACCACGCCAACATAGACGGACTGACAGCGCTTCATCAG GCCTGTATTGATGAAAATGCTGAGATGGTGCAGTTTCTGGTGGAGAGCGGGAGCGATGTTAACCGAGGGGACAACGAGGGCTGGACTCCGCTCCACGCCGCAGCTTCCTGTGGCTTCATCCAGATCTCCAA GTACCTGATCGAGCACGGTGCACATGTTGGAGCAGTGAACAGTGAAGGTCAGCTCCCTCTGGACGTGGCCACTGAGGACGCCATGGAGAGACTCCTCAAGGGGGAAATCAAGAAACAAG gcatTGACGTGGACAAGGCTcgtaaggaggaggagaggatcaTGCTCCAGGATGCCATGGCGGTTTTGGCAGGGAGTGGCACTCTCACACCTCACCCAAACACCAAGGCAACCGCTCTGCATGTCGCTGCTGCCAAGGGCTACATTGAAGTCCTGAA GGTGCTGTTGCAGTGCGGGATAGATGTGGACAGTAGGGACATTGACGGGTGGACAGCCCTGCACGCAGCAGCTCACTGGGGGCAGGAGGAGGTGTGCACCCTGCTGGCTGACCACATGTGCGATATGAGTGCCGTCAACAATGTG GGCCAAACCCCTCTGGATGTCGCTGATGAGAACCTAGTAGACACTCTGGAAGAGCTACAGAAGAAACAAAACGCT TTACGAACTGAGAAGGAGAAACAGGCTCCTGTTATTGAGACCAACCCGCAAATCTCCATGGTACCAGTCCGCACACGCAG GACCTCTATTTCTCGTATGAGCAGCAAGGAGAAGATCTGCCTGCATGAGCGGGAGAAGCACCCCCCTCCAGCTCTGCAGAGCAGCCcggctgaggaagaggaggaggaaggccaGACGGGCCAGAGCCAGTCCCAGACTCAGGCTAAGGcgtccagcagctccagctcagaggaggagagtgagtcTGAGAGCGACGCAGAGTCAG AGAAAGCTAAAAACCGAGAGATCATTAACAACTTGAACAACAAACGCAACACCACCGCCCTCCTTGCTACCTCCATGTCAGCCAGTACTGCAGCAAACCAAGTGAAGAAG CAGGAACCAAGCAAGCCAGCGGTCACCGAGGCCCCTGGCTCCTGGAGGACATCTCTGCGGAAAGCGGGCAGCTCGGTGACTCTGGGTTCGGCTGGGGTGTGTGACTCAAGCCAGGACTCCATTAGACCTGCAGAGTCTGTTCTGGGCATGCCCCGCTCTGCCTCTAGCCCCCGCCTCAGCTCCGAGGCCGACAGCAAG GAGCCAAGGCTTGCTCGGGTCCCGCCTACTCCGACACGTCGACTTTTCAGTATTTCGGACAGCAACCCTGACAACTCCAACAG ctggctAAGCCGTAGCTCTTCTTACACCCGGCGCCTTTATAGTCAGTCAGGGAGTGATCTCACTAGCTCCAACCCCGCTTTGCCTCGCAG CTCATCTTATGGAAGGAGACTGGATGACCCCACGGTGACCTCAGCTAGCACAGGAACAGGCTTTGCTGGACTCAGTCGCCTCAATAATCTAGTGACCCAGAG acTCGCTCAGGAACAGACGGAGAAGAAGGACCAGCCCGCCGTCACCACCTTCACCTCTGGGATCACGACCGCAGGCGAGTCGGAGACGAAGCAGAGGCGCAA ATCCTATCTGACACCAGTGCGGGATGAGGAGGCAGAGGCGCAGAGGAAGGCTCGCTCCAGACATGCCCGGCAGTCCCGCCGCTCCACTCAG GGGGTCACACTAACAGACCTGCAGGAGGCAGAGAAAACCATGAAAACGGACAacaaagggagggagaagaaggaggaggaagagaaggaaaaagaaaaggaggtgaagcagaggaagggagaggaaggg GAAGTGAGCTGGAGGTCTCGCATTGCCAGCCTGCAGAAGTCGGACCTGCTGGGTCTCACGCAGCCGGCAGGCACTCCTCGGCCACACAGCTCCGACAGGAGAG ATGCTGAGGCCAACACAGGGGAGAGTGAGACGGAGCGGTGGGCcagggagagcagggagaggagacgagCTCGGGCCAGGAGGAAGGCGCTGAGGGCCGGGGAG AGTGATGACAATGATCccagtggagaggaggagtTCGCAGGCAGTGGACTGGATCCGcag ACCGACCGACACTTGAGTTCCAG GTCTGACATATCCTGTAACGACTGTATTCAGGGAGGAGGCTCTGAGACCAAGGATTACAAGAAG
- the pnpla2 gene encoding patatin-like phospholipase domain-containing protein 2 encodes MFPLDSPWNISFAGCGFLGIYHVGVASCLLEQAPFLVANARHIYGASAGALTATALVSGVCLGEAGANIIGVAKEARKRFLGPMHPSFNLVKIVRHMLHHTLPPDAHHRATGRLGISLTRVTDGENVLVSNFSSKDEIVQACVCSTFIPVYCGFIPPVLQGVRYVDGGISDNLPQYELKNTITVSPFSGESDICPRDTSTNMHELRFTNTSIQFTLTNLYRVSRALFPPDPMVMKAMCKQGYKDALHFLKKNGLLNFYGPQRHRALLANAAENDDYDDDEEEEEEDVINAHEEEEKPNVEDGAVLVQSSSSVEEHNIFEHLPPTLHRALAEACKERRSLAQSLSNLLPVRMASTLMLPYTLPVESAMSISVRLLEWLPDVQEDMIWIREQMGKMLNHVLRQASKSITHVSARFSCQLELHHYQSLPSQLSSANLFPTWVNESSSSFLDVIMRLDQYQRQLLPGVLCINMDLQGSFKTGPLTPDKSPASVLSTEGATLQGHCLNTPPGPDSGEAVNFY; translated from the exons ATGTTTCCGCTAGACTCGCCGTGGAACATCTCCTTTGCAGGTTGTGGCTTCTTGGGTATCTACCACGTCGGCGTTGCCAGCTGTCTGCTGGAGCAGGCTCCTTTTCTTGTGGCCAACGCTAGGCACATCTATGGGGCGTCTGCCGGAGCTCTCACTGCCACTGCTTTGGTCAGTGGAGTGTGTCTTG GAGAAGCTGGTGCAAATATTATCGGGGTGGCCAAAGAGGCGAGAAAGCGCTTCCTCGGACCCATGCATCCCTCTTTTAACCTGGTCAAGATCGTGCGCCACATGCTGCATCACACCCTGCCACCTGATGCCCACCACCGGGCCACGGGGCGGCTAGGAATCTCCCTAACCCGCGTGACAGACGGAGAAAATGTCCTGGTGTCAAACTTCAGCAGCAAGGACGAGATAGTCCAG GCATGTGTATGCAGCACCTTCATTCCTGTGTATTGCGGCTTTATTCCTCCTGTATTGCAGGGTGTG CGATACGTTGATGGGGGAATCTCTGACAACCTGCCTCAGTACGAGCTGAAAAATACTATCACTGTGTCACCATTCTCTGGAGAAAGCGACATCTGTCCCCGAGACACTTCAACCAACATGCATGAGCTGCGTTTCACCAACACCAGCATCCAGTTCACCCTCACCAACCTCTACAGGGTGTCCAGGGCACTTTTCCCCCCAGACCCAATG GTAATGAAGgccatgtgtaaacaggggtaTAAAGATGCTCTTCACTTTTTAAAGAAGAATG gatTGCTTAATTTCTATGGACCTCAAAGACACAGAGCTCTGCTGGCCAATGCGGCAgaaaatgatgattatgatgatgatgaggaggaggaggaggaggatgttaTAAATGCacatgaagaagaggaaaagcCAAATGTAGAGGACGGAGCTGTGCTGGTTCAATCCAGTTCCTCAGTGGAGGAACATAATATCTTTGAACACCTTCCACCCACTCTACACAGAG CTCTAGCGGAGGCTtgcaaggagaggaggagcctGGCACAGTCGCTAAGCAACCTGCTCCCTGTCAGGATGGCCTCAACTCTGATGCTCCCCTATACTCTTCCTGTGGAGTCTGCCATGTCCATAAGTGTCAG ACTTCTGGAATGGCTGCCAGACGTGCAGGAAGATATGATTTGGATTCGAGAGCAGATGGGCAAAATGCTAAATCATGTTCTACGTCAAGCCTCCAAAAGCATAACCCATGTATCTGCTCG GTTTTCCTGTCAGCTGGAGCTACACCACTATCAGTCCCTCCCATCTCAGCTCAGTTCTGCCAACCTTTTTCCCACATGGGTGAATGAAAGCAGCTCCTCCTTCCTGGATGTGATCATGCGTCTGGACCAGTACCAGAGGCAGCTGCTGCCTGGGGTCTTGTGTATCAATATGGACCTGCAAGGCTCCTTCAAAACTGGACCACTGACACCAGACAAGAGTCCTGCGTCTGTTCTGTCCACAGAGGGCGCGACATTGCAAGGACACTGCCTTAACACTCCACCTGGCCCTGACTCTGGAGAGGCCGTCAACTTTTATTAG